In a genomic window of Halobiforma lacisalsi AJ5:
- the pstC gene encoding phosphate ABC transporter permease subunit PstC produces MSSDTIESEWQRPAETVRRERLYEYVLFGCMTLTVLITVGIIYSLFSDAIYFVDQYAGVLETSWTNAIRDFLFGTNWRPTIQPYRYGLLPLLSGTIVVTVASAAVALPCGLGAAIYISEYATERTRAYLKPALEILAGVPTVVYGYFALVYITPWLQKILPLSTFNAMSASIMVGIMIIPMVSSISEDALSSVPDELRQAGYGLGATKFDVSTRVVVPAALSGIFSSFILAISRAIGETMIVTMAAGQNPQMLILEPTSIHENLYDSIQTITAAMVQAAGSDVVGGTPVYWSMFALGLALFAFTFTMNLVAEYVKRRYREVY; encoded by the coding sequence GTGAGTAGCGATACTATCGAGTCGGAGTGGCAACGCCCGGCCGAGACGGTGAGACGTGAACGGCTCTACGAGTACGTCCTGTTCGGCTGTATGACGCTGACGGTGTTGATCACCGTCGGTATCATCTACAGCCTCTTCTCGGACGCCATCTACTTCGTTGACCAGTACGCGGGCGTGCTCGAGACGTCCTGGACGAACGCGATTCGTGACTTCCTGTTCGGGACGAACTGGCGGCCGACGATTCAGCCGTACCGGTACGGTCTGTTGCCGCTGTTGAGCGGAACGATCGTCGTCACCGTCGCCTCCGCTGCAGTCGCGCTTCCCTGCGGGCTGGGGGCCGCGATCTATATCAGCGAGTATGCGACCGAACGAACGCGAGCGTACCTCAAACCCGCCCTCGAGATTCTCGCGGGCGTTCCGACGGTCGTCTACGGCTACTTCGCGCTGGTGTACATCACGCCGTGGCTCCAGAAGATCTTGCCGCTGAGCACGTTCAACGCGATGTCGGCGTCGATCATGGTCGGAATCATGATCATTCCGATGGTCTCCTCGATCAGCGAGGACGCCCTGAGTTCCGTCCCGGACGAACTCAGACAGGCCGGATACGGGCTGGGCGCGACGAAGTTCGACGTCTCCACGCGGGTCGTGGTTCCGGCGGCGCTGTCGGGGATCTTCTCGTCGTTCATCCTCGCGATTTCGCGAGCGATCGGCGAGACGATGATCGTGACGATGGCGGCCGGACAGAACCCGCAGATGTTGATCCTCGAGCCGACGAGTATCCACGAGAACCTCTACGACTCGATTCAGACGATCACGGCAGCGATGGTCCAGGCCGCTGGCTCCGACGTCGTCGGTGGCACGCCGGTCTACTGGTCGATGTTTGCCCTCGGTCTGGCGCTGTTTGCGTTCACGTTCACGATGAATCTGGTGGCAGAGTACGTCAAACGACGGTACAGGGAGGTGTACTGA
- a CDS encoding PstS family phosphate ABC transporter substrate-binding protein: MTDDTSQSGIGVSRRRFISVAGGAGAVALAGCTEEEGTSGETGSDSGSGNSVSGTIRISGSSTVYPVSEAAGEEFAREQDGFDYELSSDGSTGGFENFFLPGDSDINGASRPIMEEEIQEASDTGFQPVEFQCAGDALTAVVNNDNDWLDCADLDQLSEIWHPDSAPETWADINSDWPDEEIELFGAATTSGTFDYWTEEVVGELRVIREDFDGTEEDDEIAQGVAGNEYAHGYLPYAYYDNNPDSVKALEIDAGDGCTAPSLEAASEGSYPLARPIFWYVNQQKLQENEALQEFMRFAIELSGDRSIVSEDIGYVAMNDQEVQENLDRLEAAIDGDLSEDEAIPSMN, from the coding sequence ATGACGGACGACACGTCCCAGTCCGGTATCGGTGTATCGCGACGACGATTCATTTCGGTGGCCGGTGGCGCGGGGGCCGTCGCACTTGCAGGGTGTACCGAGGAGGAGGGAACGAGCGGGGAAACCGGTAGTGACAGTGGCAGCGGTAACAGCGTTTCCGGAACTATCCGAATTTCGGGTAGCAGTACCGTTTATCCGGTGTCCGAAGCGGCCGGCGAAGAGTTCGCCCGTGAACAGGACGGGTTCGATTACGAACTGTCCAGCGATGGGAGTACGGGCGGGTTCGAGAACTTCTTCTTGCCCGGAGACAGCGACATCAACGGTGCGAGCCGCCCGATTATGGAAGAAGAAATCCAGGAAGCGAGCGATACCGGTTTCCAGCCGGTCGAGTTCCAGTGTGCTGGTGACGCGCTGACGGCCGTCGTCAACAACGACAACGACTGGCTCGACTGTGCGGATCTGGACCAGCTCAGCGAGATCTGGCATCCCGACAGCGCTCCCGAGACGTGGGCCGACATCAACTCCGACTGGCCCGACGAGGAGATCGAACTGTTCGGTGCGGCAACGACGTCAGGAACCTTCGACTACTGGACCGAAGAGGTCGTCGGCGAGCTCCGGGTCATCCGCGAGGACTTCGACGGCACCGAGGAAGACGATGAGATCGCCCAGGGTGTCGCCGGGAACGAGTACGCCCACGGCTACCTTCCGTACGCGTACTACGACAACAACCCCGACAGCGTCAAAGCCCTCGAGATCGACGCCGGCGACGGCTGTACCGCGCCGAGCCTCGAGGCGGCCTCCGAGGGATCGTATCCGCTCGCACGTCCGATCTTCTGGTATGTCAACCAGCAGAAACTACAGGAGAACGAGGCGCTCCAGGAGTTCATGCGGTTCGCGATCGAACTGAGCGGCGACCGGAGTATCGTCTCGGAGGACATCGGCTACGTTGCGATGAACGATCAGGAGGTTCAAGAGAACCTCGATCGACTCGAGGCTGCCATCGACGGGGATCTCAGTGAAGACGAGGCGATCCCCTCGATGAACTGA
- a CDS encoding phosphate signaling complex PhoU family protein: protein METRKVQVTGGSTYTVSLPKEWATENSVSSGDTVEIYSEDDTLLVTPRSDADHQEGTLDVSTLEGERLTRAVLTMYVSGFDVIRLEAGRITTEQRRAIRSAIQGLIGVEVVEETTDGVVIQDLLDSSELSIVNAVTRMRLIATSMLEDAVTALVENDDDIAHDVIERDDDVDRLWLVVSRIFRATLRSPGAAEELGVSREDCFDFHSSARQLERVADHAVKISQLALKLEEIPEDVADALLELHADASDILEKSMDALFAEESGEATELGHDALESVLSIDEHTRHIDDMLREQESVQAQSLGLILDSLSRSADYGGNVAETALQKAAPSP, encoded by the coding sequence ATGGAGACTCGTAAGGTCCAGGTGACCGGGGGGTCGACGTACACGGTCTCGCTGCCGAAGGAATGGGCAACGGAAAACAGCGTCTCGAGCGGCGATACCGTCGAGATCTACTCCGAGGACGATACGCTGCTGGTCACGCCGCGGAGCGACGCCGACCATCAGGAAGGGACGCTCGACGTCTCGACGCTCGAGGGCGAGCGCCTCACCCGGGCCGTGCTCACGATGTACGTCAGCGGCTTCGACGTGATCCGACTCGAAGCCGGCCGGATCACGACGGAACAGCGGCGGGCGATCCGGTCGGCGATCCAGGGGCTGATCGGCGTCGAGGTCGTCGAGGAGACGACCGACGGCGTCGTCATTCAGGACCTGCTCGATTCCTCGGAGCTGTCGATCGTCAACGCCGTCACGCGAATGCGCCTGATCGCGACGTCGATGCTCGAGGACGCGGTGACGGCGCTGGTCGAGAACGACGACGACATCGCTCACGACGTCATCGAACGCGACGACGACGTCGACCGACTCTGGCTCGTCGTCTCGCGGATCTTCCGCGCGACGCTGCGCTCGCCCGGGGCGGCGGAGGAACTCGGCGTCTCCCGCGAGGACTGTTTCGACTTCCACTCCAGCGCCCGCCAACTCGAGCGCGTCGCCGACCACGCCGTCAAGATCAGCCAGCTCGCGCTCAAACTCGAGGAGATCCCCGAGGACGTCGCGGACGCGTTGCTCGAACTCCACGCGGACGCCTCGGACATCCTCGAGAAGTCGATGGACGCGTTGTTCGCCGAGGAGAGCGGTGAGGCGACCGAACTGGGCCACGACGCGCTCGAGTCGGTTCTGAGCATCGACGAACACACGCGCCACATCGACGACATGCTCCGCGAACAGGAGTCAGTCCAGGCCCAGTCGCTCGGGCTGATCCTCGATTCGCTCTCCCGAAGCGCCGACTACGGCGGGAACGTCGCCGAGACGGCCCTGCAGAAGGCGGCACCCAGCCCGTAG
- a CDS encoding SRPBCC family protein, whose product MPTYERRTTVRAPLEEVWEFHSRIDGLEAVTADWMNLRVEGLLGPDGEPDPDVLEVGTEISLSMQPFDVGPRQHWTSLITERERGDGSAYFRDEMVHSPFAFERWEHTHAFYADGDRTVLRDRVEYELPLGALGEAASPLSGVGFEAMFRDRHRRTKAHLEP is encoded by the coding sequence ATGCCGACCTACGAGCGACGGACGACAGTTCGGGCCCCGCTCGAGGAGGTCTGGGAGTTTCACTCCCGGATCGACGGCCTCGAGGCGGTAACGGCCGACTGGATGAACCTCCGCGTCGAGGGCCTGCTAGGACCGGACGGCGAGCCGGACCCGGACGTTCTCGAGGTGGGGACCGAGATCTCGCTTTCGATGCAACCGTTCGACGTCGGGCCGCGACAGCACTGGACCTCGCTCATCACCGAGCGCGAGCGGGGCGACGGCTCCGCGTACTTCCGGGACGAGATGGTTCACTCGCCGTTCGCGTTCGAGCGCTGGGAGCACACCCACGCGTTCTACGCCGACGGCGATCGGACGGTCCTCCGCGACCGCGTCGAGTACGAACTTCCGCTGGGTGCGCTCGGAGAAGCCGCGTCCCCGCTGTCGGGCGTCGGTTTCGAGGCGATGTTCCGCGATCGTCACCGCCGGACGAAGGCCCACCTGGAGCCGTGA
- a CDS encoding nitrous oxide reductase accessory protein NosL, producing the protein MIGSTSGAVDRRRLLGLLAAGTTAGVAGCLGGDDGGDGEGEDGNGDDSTGEDEDDDHVYDRNAFSHPGEEPVEFTESQRCPVCTMTPLMYPNWRCQLAHENGDGVAFDTPGCLFAYYAFLPIDSPVTAGWVTEYEQRELIDATEAYYVVVTDDTAEEADDDVMKLNPRPFADREDAVAYLEEWEAEPLTEDDVIRLEDIDRGHAEIYRGNRLPN; encoded by the coding sequence ATGATCGGGAGCACGAGCGGAGCGGTCGACCGCCGTCGCCTGCTCGGCTTGCTCGCGGCCGGGACGACTGCCGGCGTCGCGGGCTGTCTCGGAGGCGACGATGGGGGCGACGGTGAGGGTGAGGATGGGAACGGGGACGACTCCACCGGCGAGGACGAAGACGACGACCACGTCTACGACCGGAACGCGTTCTCCCACCCCGGCGAGGAACCGGTCGAGTTCACCGAGAGCCAGCGCTGTCCAGTCTGTACCATGACGCCGCTGATGTATCCCAACTGGCGGTGTCAACTCGCCCACGAGAACGGCGACGGCGTCGCCTTCGACACGCCCGGCTGTCTGTTCGCGTACTACGCGTTCCTGCCGATCGATTCGCCCGTGACGGCCGGCTGGGTGACCGAATACGAGCAGCGCGAACTCATCGACGCCACCGAGGCCTACTACGTGGTCGTGACCGACGACACTGCCGAGGAAGCCGACGACGACGTGATGAAACTCAACCCCCGGCCGTTCGCCGACCGCGAGGACGCCGTGGCCTACCTCGAGGAGTGGGAGGCCGAACCGTTGACGGAGGACGACGTGATCCGACTCGAGGACATCGACCGGGGGCACGCCGAGATCTACCGAGGGAACCGGCTCCCGAACTGA
- a CDS encoding DMT family transporter: protein MTGTRVGIGADLEATPYVALAFAVFAASTSAILVRWSGAPSSVAAFYRVLFTTAMVAPVAVLRYRGEFARLSVPDFGFAVVAGVALAIHFAAWFESLNHTSVAASVTLVQTQPIFVAVGAALVLGERVSRETVVGIAVAIVGAAAMSLGDAGEAPISDATVYGNALALLGAITVAGYVLAGRSIRQRVSLFPYVTVVYTACAVTLAVLVGAQGHDFVAYPAREWLLFLGMALGPGVFGHTIVNWVLKHLESVVVSVAWLGEPVGSTILALVLLAEVPDAITLVGGAVVLAGIYVTTIERERRKGDDPGDEGSETSAGAGTDAEPEPDPEPDP, encoded by the coding sequence GTGACCGGAACCAGGGTCGGGATCGGAGCGGATCTCGAGGCCACACCGTACGTCGCGCTCGCTTTCGCGGTCTTCGCGGCGAGCACGAGCGCCATCCTCGTCCGCTGGAGCGGGGCCCCGAGTTCGGTGGCAGCGTTCTACCGGGTCCTGTTCACGACGGCGATGGTCGCACCCGTCGCCGTCCTGCGGTATCGCGGAGAGTTCGCCCGGCTCTCCGTCCCGGACTTCGGGTTCGCCGTCGTCGCCGGGGTCGCGCTCGCGATTCACTTCGCGGCCTGGTTCGAGAGCCTGAACCACACGAGCGTCGCCGCGAGCGTGACGCTCGTCCAGACCCAGCCGATCTTCGTCGCCGTCGGGGCCGCGCTCGTCCTCGGGGAGCGGGTCTCCCGGGAGACCGTCGTCGGCATCGCCGTCGCGATCGTCGGCGCGGCCGCCATGTCGCTTGGCGACGCCGGCGAGGCGCCGATCTCCGACGCGACGGTCTACGGCAACGCCCTGGCGCTGCTCGGGGCTATCACCGTGGCCGGCTACGTGCTCGCCGGGCGGTCGATCCGCCAGCGCGTCTCGCTGTTCCCGTACGTCACCGTCGTCTACACCGCCTGTGCGGTGACACTGGCGGTCCTCGTCGGCGCCCAGGGCCACGACTTCGTCGCCTACCCGGCCCGCGAGTGGCTCCTCTTTCTCGGGATGGCCCTCGGGCCCGGCGTCTTCGGGCACACGATCGTCAACTGGGTGCTGAAACACCTCGAGTCGGTCGTGGTCAGCGTCGCCTGGCTCGGCGAGCCGGTGGGGTCAACGATCCTCGCGCTCGTCCTGCTCGCGGAAGTCCCCGACGCGATCACGCTGGTCGGCGGCGCGGTGGTCCTCGCAGGGATCTACGTGACGACGATCGAACGCGAGCGCCGGAAGGGGGATGATCCCGGCGACGAGGGATCGGAGACGAGTGCGGGTGCCGGAACCGATGCGGAGCCGGAGCCTGATCCGGAACCCGATCCCTGA
- the udk gene encoding uridine kinase: MSIPSFVIGIAGGTGAGKTTVARTLAEEVGEPVTRIPLDNYYEDLSNLEYEERADVNYDHPSAFEWELLREQLDTLLMGQPIEMPQYDFEIHNRKDERVTVEPTDVIVVEGIFSLYDEEILDMLDLRIYVMTDADVRILRRIERDVVDRGRDLEGVMDQYLETVKPMHEQFVEPTKKNADVIIPEGANRSALELLLEKIDAELTDDEGGERELEGDADLDLDRGLGRDRERDEDREGDAIIDGSSTN, encoded by the coding sequence ATGAGTATCCCGTCGTTCGTCATCGGGATCGCCGGGGGCACGGGGGCCGGCAAGACCACCGTGGCGCGGACACTCGCCGAGGAAGTCGGCGAACCCGTCACCCGAATCCCGCTTGACAACTACTACGAAGACCTCTCGAACCTCGAGTACGAGGAACGAGCCGACGTCAACTACGACCACCCCTCGGCATTCGAGTGGGAACTGCTCCGCGAACAACTGGACACGCTGTTGATGGGCCAGCCTATCGAGATGCCCCAGTACGACTTCGAGATCCACAACCGCAAGGACGAGCGCGTCACCGTCGAGCCGACCGACGTGATCGTCGTCGAGGGCATCTTCTCGCTGTACGACGAGGAGATCCTCGACATGCTCGATCTGCGGATCTACGTGATGACCGACGCCGACGTCCGCATCCTGCGACGGATCGAACGCGACGTCGTCGACCGCGGCCGGGACCTCGAGGGCGTCATGGACCAGTACTTAGAGACGGTCAAGCCGATGCACGAGCAGTTCGTCGAACCGACGAAGAAGAACGCGGACGTCATCATTCCCGAGGGGGCAAACCGGTCGGCCCTGGAGTTGCTGCTCGAGAAAATCGACGCCGAACTGACCGACGACGAAGGTGGCGAGCGAGAACTGGAAGGCGACGCGGATCTGGACCTCGATCGCGGTCTCGGCCGGGACCGCGAACGGGACGAGGACCGCGAGGGCGACGCGATCATCGACGGCTCGTCGACGAACTGA
- a CDS encoding 2,5-diamino-6-(ribosylamino)-4(3H)-pyrimidinone 5'-phosphate reductase has product MHVVVNAAASADGKLSSRRREQIAISGEADFDRVDRLRADSDAVVVGVGTVLADDPSLTVKDAERRKRRQEAGKPGNPARVVVDSRARTPPDAEVADDAATTYVCVSEAAPVDRRLALSERADTELVTAGEERVDLLPAFAALQEEGLEQIMVEGGGELIFSLFEAGLVDELQVFVGPKVIGGRDAPTLADGEGFVEEFPRLALEDVERIDEGILLSWRVEPDATAANDWSEG; this is encoded by the coding sequence ATGCACGTCGTCGTCAACGCCGCCGCGAGCGCGGACGGCAAGCTCTCCTCGAGGCGGCGCGAACAGATCGCCATCAGCGGCGAGGCCGACTTCGACCGCGTCGACCGGCTCCGGGCCGACAGCGACGCCGTCGTCGTCGGCGTCGGGACCGTTCTCGCCGACGATCCGAGCCTCACCGTCAAGGATGCCGAGCGGCGGAAACGACGGCAGGAGGCCGGCAAGCCCGGAAATCCCGCGCGAGTGGTCGTCGACTCGAGGGCTCGCACTCCGCCGGACGCCGAGGTCGCCGACGACGCGGCGACGACCTACGTCTGCGTGAGCGAGGCCGCGCCGGTCGACCGCCGGCTGGCGCTGTCCGAGCGAGCGGACACGGAACTCGTGACTGCCGGGGAGGAGCGGGTCGACCTCCTGCCCGCCTTCGCCGCGCTGCAAGAGGAAGGACTCGAGCAAATCATGGTCGAGGGCGGCGGCGAACTCATCTTCTCGCTGTTCGAGGCCGGACTGGTCGACGAACTCCAGGTCTTCGTCGGGCCGAAAGTGATCGGCGGCCGCGACGCGCCGACGCTGGCCGACGGCGAGGGGTTCGTCGAAGAGTTCCCCCGGCTCGCACTCGAGGACGTCGAACGGATCGACGAGGGTATCCTGCTGAGCTGGCGGGTGGAGCCGGACGCGACGGCGGCAAACGACTGGAGCGAAGGCTGA
- the msrA gene encoding peptide-methionine (S)-S-oxide reductase MsrA, with protein sequence MERATFGGGCFWCVEAAFEELEGVESVTSGYAGGHVEDPTYEEVCSGETGHAEVVQLEYDPEAVAYEDLLEVFFTIHDPTTKDREGPDVGSQYRSAIYAHDEDQLETARRFAEELENEGLYEGIVTEIEPLETFYEAEEYHQNYFEKNPNDAYCTMHAAPKVEKVREKFDGKVTASE encoded by the coding sequence ATGGAACGCGCGACATTCGGTGGCGGCTGTTTCTGGTGTGTCGAGGCGGCCTTCGAGGAACTCGAGGGCGTCGAATCGGTGACCTCCGGTTACGCCGGCGGCCACGTCGAAGACCCGACCTACGAGGAAGTCTGTTCCGGCGAGACCGGCCACGCGGAGGTCGTCCAGCTCGAGTACGACCCCGAGGCCGTCGCCTACGAGGACCTGCTCGAGGTCTTCTTTACCATCCACGACCCCACGACGAAGGACCGCGAGGGTCCGGACGTCGGCTCGCAGTATCGCTCGGCGATCTACGCTCACGACGAAGACCAACTCGAGACCGCCCGCCGGTTCGCCGAGGAACTCGAGAACGAAGGACTCTACGAGGGGATCGTGACCGAGATCGAGCCGCTCGAGACGTTCTACGAGGCCGAGGAGTACCACCAGAACTACTTCGAGAAGAACCCCAACGACGCCTACTGTACGATGCACGCGGCCCCGAAAGTCGAGAAGGTCCGCGAGAAGTTCGACGGGAAGGTGACGGCAAGCGAGTAG
- a CDS encoding winged helix-turn-helix transcriptional regulator, whose translation MTEPTDDLQVWCAGEDWCPVTSTATLIGKKWHPVIVQRLLANGPLGFNALQDEVGGISSKVLSEVLDDLEEKRLVDREIVNEKPVRVEYSLTDLGKSLEPVIEAMTEWGKEHLSEASDRDGSIA comes from the coding sequence CTTCAGGTCTGGTGTGCGGGCGAGGACTGGTGTCCCGTCACCTCTACCGCGACGCTGATCGGCAAGAAGTGGCACCCAGTGATCGTCCAGCGACTGCTCGCGAACGGCCCGCTCGGATTCAACGCGTTGCAGGACGAAGTCGGCGGCATCTCGAGCAAGGTGCTCTCGGAGGTGCTCGACGACCTCGAGGAGAAGCGACTGGTCGACCGCGAGATCGTCAACGAGAAGCCAGTCCGGGTCGAGTACTCGCTGACCGACCTGGGCAAATCGCTCGAGCCGGTGATCGAAGCGATGACCGAGTGGGGGAAAGAACACCTCTCGGAGGCATCGGACCGGGACGGATCGATCGCGTAA